CCGTGAAGCTGGCGGCGGAGGGCGCCGCCGCTCGGGGACTCATTCTCGAGAGCCCCTTCCTGAGCCTGCTCGAGATGGCGCAGAAGGTTTTTCCCGTCCTGCCGGTGGGATGGATCGTTTCGCAAAAATTCGACAATCGCGCGCTCTTGCCCCGGGTCAAGATGCCGATCTTCATTCTCCACGGGGATGCGGACGGCATCGTTCCCTTCGCGCATGGAGAGCGCCTTTTCGAGATTGCGCCCGCCCCGAAGCGCTTCTTCCGTATCAAAGGGGCGGGGCACAACGACACCTATCTGGCCGGCGGGCCGCTCTACTGGGATGCCTGGCGAAGCTTCCTGCGCAAGCCGGACTAGTGCGGCGGCGCGAGCTTGTCGAGCCTCTCGTGAACCGGAGCAAAGATCTCCTGGATCTCCATCTCCTCATCGCCCACCTTCGCCGTTTCATGCTCGATGTTCGCGGGGAGGATGACGGTGCCCCCGGGGCCGAGCTCCACGCTCTTGTCCCCGCAGGTAAAGCGGGCGCGTCCTCTGAGCACGGTGCTGATCTGTTCCTGATGATGCGTGTGCCTGAGAGCAAAGGTCATGTCCGCCGGGAAGATTTGGCGCATCACCGTTGTCTTCACGCCGCCCACCACGCGTATGTGCCGCCCATCCACTTCATGCTCGGGAACTTCGTCCCAATAATAGCCCTGTATCATCGTTCCACCCTTTCGAATTTCCGGATTTCGTTATAGCGCCGAGGGCGCCGCCATCCGGGCGAGTTCCTCGCGGACGGGGGCGAAAATCTCCTCGCAGACAAGCTCCCCGTCCCCGATGTTCTCGGTCATGTGCTCCTTGTCCGGCGGAAGAACGACGATCCCTCCGGGGCCAAGCTCCACGCTTTTGCCCTCGCAGGTGAAGCGCGCCCTTCCGCCAAAGACGATGGTCATCTGCTCGTGGGGATGGCTGTGCGGCCGCAGCGGGGTGCCCGCCGGTATCGTCTGGCGCAAAACGGTGATGTTCTCCCCCGAAATCACCCGCTGAACCCGGCCACTGTTGTGATGCGGCTCTATCTCGTTCCAGTTGTGTACCTGCATTTCAGACATTTTTTCACCCCATTCTTTCGATGAAACTGCCATCAGGAATCACCCGGAAATATTCCCTATATACCCTTCCCGCCGCCCCTTTGCATCCCCGGCGGCGGGGAGAAGTATTGCCGGCAAAATCCCGTATAATGGGGCAACTGTCTGTTTGGCCGCGGAGAAGGAAAAGATGAAAAACAAAAGGTGGCTCGCCGCCCTCGCGGGTGCGATGGCTTTGTGGGCAATTTACACCCTGTTCCCCTTGGGCGCGGCGGGTCTCGCCGCAGGCGATACGGCGCCCGAGTTCCGCGCCGGCCCCTGGTTGAACAGCGCCCCGCTCAAGCTGGCCGATCTGCGCGGAAAGGTCGTGCTCATCAAAATGTGGACGTTCGGGTGAATCAACTGCGTCCGGGAGATCCCGGTCACCCTCTCGTGGCACGAGCGGTACATGACACAGGGGCTGGTCGTCATCGGGAACCACGCGCCCGAGTTCAGCTTCGAGAAAAACCGGAAGAATGTGGAACAAGCCATGGCCCGGCTCGGCGTTAACTACCCCGTCGTCATGGACAACGATCATGTGAACTGGAACGCCTACGGGAACCGCTACTGGCCGACCAAATACCTGATCGACAAAAAAGGCGTCATCCGCTTCAAAACCATCGGCGAGGGAAACCATGAGCGGACCGAAGCGATGATCCGGAAGCTTCTGGCCGAATGAGCCCCGCCGCTTCCGCCCCTGCCGGAAAGCCGGCGATCCCCTATTCCGCACTCTTGCGGCTGACGCACTGGCTGAACGTCCCGCTCCTGCTGCTCATGATCGCGAGCGGCCTCCAGATCTGGTGGGCCTATCCCGCCTTCGGCCCCGGCCTTCCCAAGCCCGAATCCCTCTACCGCACGATGGCCGGTGTGGCCGGCGCGGCCGATCCGCGCGGCATCAACATCG
The sequence above is drawn from the bacterium genome and encodes:
- a CDS encoding cupin domain-containing protein, with amino-acid sequence MIQGYYWDEVPEHEVDGRHIRVVGGVKTTVMRQIFPADMTFALRHTHHQEQISTVLRGRARFTCGDKSVELGPGGTVILPANIEHETAKVGDEEMEIQEIFAPVHERLDKLAPPH
- a CDS encoding cupin domain-containing protein, yielding MSEMQVHNWNEIEPHHNSGRVQRVISGENITVLRQTIPAGTPLRPHSHPHEQMTIVFGGRARFTCEGKSVELGPGGIVVLPPDKEHMTENIGDGELVCEEIFAPVREELARMAAPSAL